From a single Alloactinosynnema sp. L-07 genomic region:
- a CDS encoding SulP family inorganic anion transporter produces the protein MTVAARPKSGGNRYLADARSGFLVSLIALPLSLGIAVASGFPPIAGVMTAIIGGVVVSLFGSARLTIKGPAAGLIVIAIGAVTELGQGDMVAGYRRALAVGVVAAALQIVFAFARVATVGLILSPSVVHGMLAAIGVLIIAKQVHVLAGVTPVSQHPLGLLAEIPHSLLRADGKALLIGLIGVVIMVAIPMLRRVRSVPAPLLVVAVAIPLGLLLNVEPSRLVQLPGSLLDAVAFPDFSHILSATSIQYIVMFALIGSIESTLTVIAVDGMDPARRASDLNRDLLALGAGNLVSSMVGGLPMISEIVRSKANVDAGATSRWSNFAHGAFLLLLVVLIPGVLQTIPLAALAAMLVYTGARLAAPREFRRAAETGRDQVAIFVTTLVVTLLTDLLIGVAAGLALKLLLHLVRGVPVSAIMRPRVDALRSGPVLRLKVHGAAVFPALLPIRRAVARAEDEVTDVVVDVGDTRLVDHTFLSRLDAMAAEWPNVSLTVEGRDTLVPVANHPHAVRRRRS, from the coding sequence ATGACTGTTGCCGCGCGCCCGAAATCGGGCGGAAACCGATACCTGGCTGATGCGAGATCAGGATTCCTGGTCTCGCTCATCGCCCTGCCGTTGTCATTGGGGATCGCCGTGGCCAGCGGCTTTCCGCCGATCGCCGGGGTGATGACGGCGATCATCGGGGGCGTCGTCGTGAGTCTGTTCGGCAGCGCCCGCCTGACCATCAAGGGCCCGGCCGCCGGGCTCATCGTCATCGCGATCGGGGCGGTCACCGAACTGGGCCAGGGTGACATGGTGGCCGGCTACCGCAGGGCGCTCGCGGTCGGAGTCGTGGCCGCGGCACTGCAGATCGTATTCGCCTTCGCGCGGGTGGCCACGGTCGGTCTGATCCTGTCGCCATCGGTGGTGCACGGAATGCTGGCCGCGATCGGTGTGCTGATCATCGCCAAACAGGTGCACGTGCTCGCCGGTGTCACGCCGGTGTCCCAGCATCCCCTTGGCCTGCTGGCCGAGATCCCCCACTCCTTGCTCCGAGCGGACGGAAAGGCTCTGCTCATCGGGCTGATCGGCGTGGTCATCATGGTCGCGATACCGATGCTGCGCCGGGTGCGATCGGTGCCCGCGCCGCTCCTGGTGGTGGCCGTCGCGATTCCGTTGGGGCTGCTACTGAACGTGGAGCCGTCGCGGCTGGTCCAGCTTCCCGGCTCGCTGCTCGACGCGGTCGCCTTCCCCGACTTCAGCCACATCCTCAGCGCGACGTCCATCCAGTACATCGTCATGTTCGCCTTGATCGGTTCCATCGAGTCCACCCTGACGGTGATCGCGGTCGACGGCATGGATCCCGCTCGCCGCGCGTCCGACCTCAACCGCGATCTGCTGGCCCTGGGCGCGGGGAACCTGGTGTCGTCCATGGTCGGCGGGCTGCCGATGATCTCAGAGATCGTTCGCAGCAAGGCCAATGTCGACGCGGGCGCGACCTCGCGCTGGTCCAACTTCGCGCACGGCGCGTTCCTGCTGCTTCTGGTGGTGCTGATACCCGGCGTGCTCCAGACGATTCCGCTGGCGGCCCTGGCGGCGATGCTGGTCTACACGGGTGCCCGCCTTGCCGCGCCACGCGAGTTTCGCCGGGCCGCCGAAACAGGCCGAGACCAGGTGGCCATCTTCGTCACGACGCTGGTGGTCACCCTGCTCACCGACCTCCTGATCGGGGTCGCCGCGGGCCTGGCGCTCAAACTCCTCTTGCACCTGGTGCGGGGAGTCCCGGTGTCGGCGATCATGCGCCCTCGGGTCGACGCGCTGCGGTCAGGACCGGTGCTGCGTCTCAAGGTCCACGGTGCGGCGGTGTTCCCCGCACTGCTGCCGATTCGCCGAGCTGTCGCGCGCGCCGAGGACGAGGTCACCGATGTCGTAGTCGACGTCGGCGACACCCGCCTGGTCGACCACACGTTCCTTTCCCGGCTCGACGCGATGGCCGCGGAATGGCCGAACGTGTCCTTGACCGTCGAAGGGCGCGACACCCTCGTCCCGGTCGCGAACCACCCGCACGCGGTCCGGCGGCGGCGCTCGTGA